A genomic region of Sideroxydans sp. CL21 contains the following coding sequences:
- a CDS encoding CAP domain-containing protein: protein MMKRSLLACLLFPALLAQAHDFDANEMVVAHNRWRKTVGAPPLSYSTDLAASAQEWANHLKESNHCRMQHSKPDGRYGENLFWASAVQWSDGRRELQKVRPETVVNDWGSERSNYSYKNNNCVKGKMCGHYTQLVWKATTTVGCAVATCEDSRDQIWVCQYQPPGNWVGQKPY from the coding sequence ATGATGAAGCGCAGTTTGCTCGCCTGCCTTCTTTTCCCTGCCCTATTGGCGCAGGCGCACGATTTTGATGCGAATGAAATGGTTGTCGCCCATAACCGCTGGCGCAAGACTGTCGGCGCTCCGCCGCTCTCCTATTCGACCGACCTTGCGGCTTCGGCCCAGGAATGGGCGAACCACCTGAAGGAAAGCAACCATTGCAGGATGCAGCACAGCAAGCCGGACGGGCGCTACGGCGAGAACCTGTTCTGGGCAAGTGCGGTGCAATGGTCCGATGGCAGGCGCGAGCTGCAAAAAGTCAGGCCGGAAACAGTGGTGAATGACTGGGGCAGCGAGCGTTCGAACTACAGCTACAAGAACAACAACTGCGTTAAAGGCAAGATGTGCGGGCATTACACACAGCTCGTCTGGAAGGCCACGACCACGGTCGGTTGTGCTGTCGCCACGTGCGAGGACTCACGCGACCAAATCTGGGTCTGCCAATATCAGCCGCCCGGCAACTGGGTTGGGCAAAAGCCATATTGA
- the rpsD gene encoding 30S ribosomal protein S4 → MARNLDAKCRQCRREGEKLFLKAEKCFTDKCSVERRAYPPGQHGQKKNQRQSEYGGQLREKQKLRRIYGMMEGQFRLTYKRAEQSRGITGESLLQMLESRLDNVSYRMGFGASRSEARQVVRHNAILVNGKRVNIPSYQVRPGDVVEVAEKSKNQLRVKAALAAAEQRGFPEWLEVNAKEFKGTFKSVPQRSELPATINEHLVVELYSK, encoded by the coding sequence TTGGCTAGAAATCTTGATGCAAAATGCCGTCAGTGCCGCCGCGAAGGCGAGAAGCTGTTCCTCAAGGCAGAGAAATGTTTTACCGACAAGTGCTCAGTAGAGCGTCGCGCCTATCCGCCCGGTCAGCATGGTCAGAAAAAGAACCAGCGCCAATCCGAATACGGTGGCCAATTGCGCGAAAAGCAAAAGCTGCGTCGTATCTACGGCATGATGGAAGGCCAGTTCCGTTTGACTTACAAGCGCGCTGAGCAATCTCGCGGCATCACCGGTGAAAGCCTGCTGCAGATGCTGGAATCGCGTCTGGACAACGTTTCATACCGTATGGGTTTCGGTGCTTCGCGTTCCGAAGCACGCCAAGTGGTGCGTCACAATGCCATTCTGGTTAACGGCAAACGCGTCAATATCCCGTCGTACCAAGTACGTCCAGGTGATGTGGTCGAAGTGGCGGAAAAATCCAAGAACCAGTTGCGTGTTAAAGCAGCTTTGGCGGCTGCCGAACAGCGTGGCTTCCCTGAATGGCTCGAAGTCAATGCCAAGGAGTTCAAAGGAACTTTCAAGTCGGTTCCGCAGCGTTCCGAATTGCCTGCGACGATCAACGAGCATCTCGTGGTCGAGTTGTATTCCAAGTAA
- the rpoA gene encoding DNA-directed RNA polymerase subunit alpha yields MSNNNLLKPRIIDVQRTTPTQARVVMEPFERGYGHTLGNALRRVLLSSMPGYAVTEVKIAGVLHEYSSIDGVQEDVVEILLNLKGLVLKLHNSREATLHLRKSGAGVVTAADIEVGADTEVINPNHVIAHLAAGGKLDMEIKVEQGRGYVSAISRMQPGATRPVGHIALDASFSPVSRVSYAVESARVEQRTDLDKLIMDIETNSAIDPEEAIRYAARILMDQLSVFAALEGTPAPVEKPQTPKVDPMLLRPVDDLELTPRSSNCLKAQSIHYIGDLIQNTEADLLRTPNLGRKSLNEIKQVLAEHGLSLGMKLENWTAMSEK; encoded by the coding sequence ATGTCTAACAATAATCTGTTGAAACCTCGCATCATTGATGTGCAGCGCACTACACCCACCCAAGCACGGGTGGTGATGGAGCCATTCGAGCGAGGCTACGGACACACGCTGGGCAATGCCCTGCGTCGTGTTCTGTTGTCTTCCATGCCTGGCTACGCGGTGACTGAAGTCAAGATCGCGGGCGTGTTGCATGAATACTCGTCTATCGACGGCGTTCAAGAGGACGTGGTCGAGATCCTGTTGAATCTGAAGGGTCTGGTATTGAAGCTGCATAACTCGCGTGAAGCGACATTGCATTTGCGCAAATCCGGCGCGGGCGTCGTGACGGCTGCCGACATTGAAGTCGGAGCAGATACCGAAGTCATCAACCCGAATCATGTCATCGCCCATCTGGCCGCTGGCGGCAAGCTGGATATGGAAATCAAGGTAGAGCAAGGTCGCGGTTACGTGTCCGCTATCTCTCGTATGCAGCCAGGTGCGACTCGTCCGGTTGGACACATCGCCCTGGACGCATCGTTCAGCCCGGTTTCTCGCGTGAGCTACGCTGTTGAAAGTGCGCGCGTTGAACAACGTACCGACCTCGACAAGCTGATCATGGACATCGAGACCAACAGCGCGATCGATCCCGAAGAGGCCATCCGTTATGCAGCACGCATTCTTATGGATCAACTCTCCGTGTTCGCTGCGCTGGAAGGTACACCGGCCCCGGTAGAGAAGCCACAGACGCCGAAAGTCGATCCGATGTTGCTGCGGCCGGTCGACGATCTGGAATTGACACCGCGTTCTTCCAACTGCCTCAAGGCTCAGAGCATTCATTACATCGGTGATCTGATTCAAAACACCGAAGCGGATCTGTTGCGCACCCCGAATCTGGGCCGCAAATCGCTGAACGAGATCAAGCAAGTGCTGGCCGAACACGGCTTGTCGCTGGGCATGAAGTTGGAAAACTGGACGGCAATGTCCGAGAAATAA
- a CDS encoding CcdB family protein has product MAQYDVYLNTNADTRDVIPFLLDVQADLLDMLSTRVVVPLVVAEEMTLAAKHLNPQFRIKGVAVVMSTAELAGVPGRSLGDKVISIKNKRDEIIAALDLLFTGI; this is encoded by the coding sequence ATGGCTCAGTACGATGTCTATCTGAATACGAATGCAGATACGCGCGACGTTATCCCATTCCTGCTGGATGTTCAGGCCGATCTTTTGGACATGCTATCCACGCGCGTAGTCGTACCGTTAGTCGTTGCTGAAGAAATGACGCTGGCAGCGAAACATCTCAATCCGCAATTCAGGATCAAAGGCGTGGCAGTCGTCATGTCTACAGCAGAATTGGCGGGTGTGCCTGGCCGTTCGCTGGGCGATAAAGTGATATCGATTAAAAATAAGCGCGATGAAATCATCGCAGCGCTGGATTTGCTGTTTACTGGAATTTGA
- the rpmD gene encoding 50S ribosomal protein L30: MAKAKTAQAKTLKVTLVRSIIGTKETHRATVRGLGLRRMHHTVEVEDTPAVRGMINKVYYLVKCEA, translated from the coding sequence ATGGCAAAAGCTAAAACGGCGCAAGCCAAAACATTGAAGGTGACGCTGGTAAGAAGCATTATCGGCACCAAAGAAACTCATCGCGCTACTGTGCGAGGATTGGGGTTGCGGCGCATGCATCATACCGTCGAAGTGGAAGATACTCCGGCAGTTCGCGGCATGATTAACAAAGTGTATTACTTGGTCAAGTGCGAGGCGTAA
- the rpsM gene encoding 30S ribosomal protein S13 gives MARIAGVNIPNHQHAEIALTAIYGIGRTRAQQICSAAGVVTSTKVKDISDSDMEKLRDEVAKFTVEGDLRREISMNIKRLMDLGCYRGLRHRRGLPCRGQRTRTNARTRKGPRKSIAGAKK, from the coding sequence ATGGCTCGTATTGCCGGTGTAAACATTCCAAACCATCAACACGCCGAGATCGCATTAACTGCGATTTACGGTATCGGGCGCACTCGTGCTCAGCAGATTTGTTCTGCTGCCGGAGTCGTCACTTCTACCAAGGTTAAGGACATTAGCGATTCCGATATGGAAAAGCTGCGCGACGAAGTCGCCAAGTTCACGGTGGAAGGCGATTTGCGTCGCGAAATCTCAATGAACATCAAGCGTTTGATGGACTTGGGCTGCTACCGCGGTCTGCGCCATCGTCGCGGATTGCCGTGCCGTGGCCAGCGCACACGCACCAATGCACGTACCCGCAAAGGACCTCGTAAGTCCATCGCCGGCGCGAAGAAGTAA
- a CDS encoding MFS transporter, translating to MTPLERRASIGLAGIYGLRMLGLFIILPIFALYAEKLPGGQSHFLIGIALGAYGLTQAILQIPAGWLSDRYGRKPVIIVGLLLFAAGSFVAASADNIYWIIFGRVIQGAGAINAAVMALTADLTREEHRTKAMAMIGITIGITFSISMVLSPLLYKYIGMSGMFTLIGLLAFVSIGVVLWFIPNPTITRFHSDTEANTSKLAEVLRNKDLLRMDFGVFTLHAILMSVFMQVPFILRADGLDAQHQWQVYLPVMLIAFGLMVPPIIIAEKKAKMKEVFMIAIALAAVAQVAILFLHDSIWGVAVSLLMFFTAFNVLEATQPSIVSKISPLAAKGTAMGVFSSVQFLGAFFGSAMGGLLMQLYGGNAVLVFAVFMLLLWLAVASTMQAPKPLATRIYHLKEMDEDAARTLQLALARVRGVSEVLVVANEQIALVKVEISGFDEDAVENMVSFSSTLNQEGATKVGNPQLI from the coding sequence ATGACCCCCCTTGAGCGCCGCGCCAGTATAGGTTTGGCCGGCATTTACGGCCTGCGCATGCTGGGCCTGTTCATCATCCTGCCGATCTTTGCCCTGTACGCCGAAAAGTTGCCGGGCGGACAGAGTCATTTTCTGATCGGGATTGCGCTCGGTGCGTATGGTCTGACGCAGGCGATCCTGCAAATTCCGGCAGGCTGGTTATCCGATCGTTACGGACGCAAGCCGGTGATCATCGTCGGCTTGCTGCTGTTTGCGGCAGGCAGTTTTGTCGCGGCTTCAGCAGACAACATCTATTGGATCATTTTTGGCCGCGTGATTCAGGGCGCGGGAGCGATTAATGCTGCTGTAATGGCACTGACTGCCGACCTCACGCGCGAGGAACATCGCACCAAAGCAATGGCGATGATCGGCATCACCATCGGCATTACGTTTTCGATCTCGATGGTGCTGTCGCCGTTGCTGTACAAATATATTGGCATGTCCGGCATGTTTACGCTGATCGGCCTGCTGGCCTTCGTTTCGATCGGCGTTGTGTTGTGGTTCATTCCCAATCCCACCATCACGCGTTTCCATTCCGACACTGAGGCAAACACCAGCAAACTCGCCGAAGTGTTGCGCAACAAGGATTTGCTGCGCATGGATTTCGGCGTGTTCACCCTGCATGCGATCCTGATGTCGGTGTTCATGCAGGTCCCGTTCATCCTGCGCGCCGACGGGCTGGATGCACAGCACCAGTGGCAGGTCTATCTGCCGGTGATGCTGATCGCATTTGGACTCATGGTGCCGCCCATCATCATTGCGGAGAAGAAGGCGAAGATGAAGGAAGTGTTCATGATCGCCATCGCGCTGGCAGCCGTGGCGCAAGTGGCGATCCTGTTTTTGCATGACAGCATCTGGGGTGTGGCAGTTTCGTTGCTGATGTTCTTTACCGCATTCAACGTGCTGGAAGCCACGCAACCCTCCATCGTCAGCAAGATATCGCCGCTGGCCGCCAAGGGTACGGCGATGGGGGTATTCAGCAGCGTGCAGTTCCTCGGTGCCTTCTTCGGATCGGCCATGGGTGGGCTACTGATGCAGCTGTATGGAGGCAATGCAGTGCTGGTGTTTGCAGTGTTCATGTTGCTGCTGTGGCTGGCAGTGGCGTCCACCATGCAGGCGCCGAAGCCATTGGCGACCAGAATATATCACCTGAAAGAGATGGATGAAGATGCGGCGCGTACATTGCAACTGGCCTTGGCCCGGGTGCGCGGAGTAAGCGAAGTGCTGGTGGTTGCAAACGAGCAGATCGCCCTAGTTAAAGTTGAAATAAGCGGATTCGACGAAGATGCAGTCGAAAATATGGTTTCCTTCTCCTCGACCCTCAATCAAGAGGGAGCAACAAAGGTAGGCAATCCTCAGCTCATATAA
- the infA gene encoding translation initiation factor IF-1 — protein MAKEDVIQMQGEVEESLPNATFRVKLENGFVVLGHISGKMRMHYIRILPGDKVTVEVSPYDLSKARIVFRAK, from the coding sequence ATGGCAAAGGAAGACGTCATCCAGATGCAGGGTGAGGTTGAAGAGTCCCTGCCTAACGCGACTTTCCGGGTGAAGTTGGAAAATGGTTTTGTTGTTCTTGGCCATATTTCTGGCAAGATGCGTATGCATTACATACGCATACTGCCGGGCGACAAAGTGACGGTGGAAGTATCACCCTACGATTTGAGCAAGGCGCGCATTGTTTTCCGCGCCAAGTAA
- the rplO gene encoding 50S ribosomal protein L15, translating to MQLNQIKPAEGSKHAKRRVGRGIGSGLGKTAGRGHKGQKSRSGGFHKVGFEGGQMPLQRRLPKRGFVSLTRNDTAQVRLSDLEKMPVDSIDLLALKQAGVVAATALSAKVVMAGEIKRAVKLQGLLLTKGARAAVEAAGGSIAE from the coding sequence ATGCAACTCAATCAAATTAAACCTGCCGAAGGTTCAAAGCATGCTAAACGCCGCGTCGGTCGCGGCATTGGTTCAGGTCTGGGCAAAACGGCCGGTCGTGGCCACAAGGGCCAGAAATCGCGTTCAGGCGGTTTCCACAAGGTCGGTTTTGAAGGCGGTCAAATGCCATTGCAACGCCGTCTGCCTAAACGAGGCTTCGTTTCGCTGACACGCAATGACACTGCGCAAGTGCGCTTGTCCGATCTGGAGAAAATGCCGGTTGACTCGATTGATCTGTTGGCTTTGAAACAAGCAGGTGTTGTGGCCGCTACCGCTTTGAGTGCCAAGGTTGTAATGGCAGGGGAGATCAAGCGTGCCGTCAAGCTGCAAGGTCTGTTGCTGACCAAAGGTGCACGTGCCGCAGTGGAAGCTGCAGGCGGCAGCATCGCGGAATAA
- the uvrA gene encoding excinuclease ABC subunit UvrA: MEYIKIRGARTHNLKNISLDLPRNQLVVITGLSGSGKSSLAFDTLYAEGQRRYVESLSAYARQFLQLMEKPDVDLIEGLSPAIAIEQKATSHNPRSTVGTVTEIHDYLRLLFARAGDPYCPQHDLVLQAQSVGQMVDHVLALPEGTKVMILSPLVVERKGEQLELFDELRAQGFVRLRVNGKVCEMDNLPKLEKNKKHTVEIVVDRLKVSTDIKQRLAESFETALRHADGRALAVEMDTGKEHLFSAKFACPICNYSLQELEPRLFSFNSPMGACPKCDGLGVISFFDPKRIVAFPSLSLSGGAIKGWDRRNQFYYQMLDSLAKHYDFDLERPFESLPEKIQKVVLYGSGREEIPFQYLNERGKKMMREHPFEGIVNNLERRYKETDSPTVREELAKYLNGCTCPDCNGTRLRIEARHVRVADHTIYQLSALALKQALTFFQGVTLPGNKQAIAEKIVQEIASRLTFLNNVGLDYLSLDRSAETLSGGEAQRIRLASQIGSGLTGVMYVLDEPSIGLHQRDNDRLLATLKRLRDMGNSVIVVEHDEDAILTADYVVDMGPGAGEHGGKVVAQGTPEEVCANPQSLTGDYLSGRRSIEAPKKYRKPDPERRLKIVGACGNNLKDVTLDLPVGLLVCVAGVSGSGKSTLINDTLYHAVAKHLYGSNAEPSPYAEIEGLEFFDKVINVDQSPIGRTPRSNPATYTGLFTPIRDLFSGVPMSRERGYGPGRFSFNVKGGRCESCQGDGVIKVEMHFLPDVYVPCDVCHGHRYNRETLEVQYKGKNIHQVLEMTVEQAHEFFSAVPILARKLRTLLDVGLGYITLGQSATTLSGGEAQRVKLSLELSKRDTGRTLYILDEPTTGLHFHDIAMLLKVIHTLRDQGNTVVVIEHNLDVIKTADWVIDLGPEGGNGGGRIVAQGSPKDIAANPESVTGPYLQKLLGK, from the coding sequence ATGGAATACATAAAAATACGCGGTGCCCGCACCCACAATCTGAAGAACATCAGCCTTGACCTGCCACGCAACCAATTGGTGGTGATCACCGGATTATCCGGCTCTGGCAAGTCCTCACTCGCTTTCGATACCTTGTATGCCGAGGGGCAGCGGCGCTATGTGGAGTCGCTTTCCGCTTATGCGCGGCAATTTCTGCAGCTGATGGAGAAACCGGATGTCGATCTGATCGAGGGGCTTTCCCCCGCTATCGCCATCGAGCAAAAAGCCACTTCGCATAACCCTCGCTCCACTGTGGGTACGGTCACCGAGATCCACGACTATTTGCGCCTGCTGTTTGCACGGGCCGGTGATCCGTATTGTCCGCAACATGATCTGGTGTTGCAGGCGCAGTCCGTAGGACAGATGGTGGATCATGTGCTGGCACTGCCGGAGGGGACCAAGGTGATGATCCTGTCGCCGCTGGTCGTTGAGCGCAAGGGCGAACAGCTGGAGTTGTTCGACGAACTGCGTGCGCAAGGTTTTGTACGCCTGCGTGTAAACGGCAAGGTGTGCGAGATGGACAACCTGCCGAAACTGGAGAAGAACAAGAAGCACACCGTCGAGATCGTGGTGGATCGCTTGAAAGTATCAACCGATATCAAACAGCGGCTGGCAGAGTCGTTCGAGACGGCGTTGCGCCACGCTGACGGGCGTGCGCTGGCGGTGGAGATGGATACGGGCAAGGAGCATCTGTTCTCGGCGAAGTTCGCCTGCCCCATCTGCAATTACTCGTTGCAGGAACTGGAGCCGCGGCTATTCTCGTTCAACAGCCCGATGGGCGCGTGCCCGAAGTGCGACGGCCTGGGCGTGATCAGTTTCTTCGATCCGAAACGCATTGTGGCTTTTCCATCACTCTCGCTGAGCGGCGGCGCGATCAAGGGTTGGGACAGGCGCAACCAGTTCTATTACCAGATGCTGGACAGTCTGGCGAAACATTACGATTTCGACCTGGAGCGCCCGTTCGAAAGCCTGCCGGAGAAGATTCAAAAGGTTGTGTTGTACGGCAGCGGGCGTGAAGAGATTCCTTTCCAGTACCTGAACGAGCGCGGCAAGAAGATGATGCGCGAGCATCCCTTCGAAGGCATCGTCAACAATCTGGAACGGCGCTACAAGGAGACGGATTCGCCGACGGTGCGCGAAGAACTGGCGAAGTACCTCAACGGCTGCACTTGCCCGGATTGCAACGGCACCCGCCTGCGCATCGAGGCGCGCCATGTGCGTGTGGCCGACCACACCATCTACCAGCTCAGCGCGTTGGCGCTGAAGCAGGCGCTGACTTTTTTCCAGGGCGTGACGCTGCCCGGCAACAAGCAGGCTATCGCCGAGAAGATCGTGCAGGAGATCGCCAGTCGCCTGACTTTCCTCAACAACGTGGGGCTGGACTATCTTTCCCTGGATCGCTCTGCCGAGACGCTCTCCGGCGGCGAAGCGCAGCGTATTCGCCTCGCATCGCAGATCGGCTCGGGACTCACGGGCGTGATGTATGTACTGGATGAGCCTTCCATCGGCCTGCACCAGCGCGACAACGACCGCTTGCTGGCCACCCTGAAACGCCTGCGCGACATGGGTAACAGCGTGATCGTGGTGGAGCATGACGAGGACGCCATCCTGACGGCCGATTACGTGGTGGACATGGGCCCCGGCGCGGGTGAACATGGCGGCAAGGTCGTGGCGCAGGGTACTCCTGAAGAAGTATGCGCCAACCCTCAATCGCTCACAGGCGATTACCTGTCCGGACGGCGCAGTATCGAAGCACCGAAAAAATATCGCAAGCCGGATCCCGAGCGACGACTGAAGATCGTCGGCGCCTGCGGCAACAACCTGAAGGACGTCACGCTCGACCTGCCGGTCGGCCTGCTCGTGTGCGTCGCCGGCGTGTCCGGCTCTGGCAAGTCCACACTCATCAATGATACCTTGTATCACGCTGTGGCCAAGCACCTGTACGGCAGCAATGCCGAGCCGTCGCCTTATGCGGAGATTGAAGGCCTGGAGTTCTTCGATAAAGTCATCAACGTCGATCAGTCGCCCATCGGACGCACACCGCGATCCAATCCGGCGACTTACACCGGCCTGTTCACGCCGATACGCGACCTGTTCTCCGGTGTGCCCATGTCACGCGAACGCGGCTACGGGCCGGGACGTTTCTCTTTCAACGTCAAGGGCGGGCGCTGCGAATCCTGCCAGGGCGATGGTGTGATCAAGGTGGAGATGCACTTCCTGCCAGATGTGTATGTACCGTGCGACGTGTGCCATGGCCACCGCTACAACCGCGAGACACTGGAGGTTCAGTACAAGGGCAAGAACATCCATCAAGTGCTGGAGATGACGGTGGAACAGGCGCACGAGTTTTTCTCCGCCGTGCCAATTCTCGCGCGCAAGCTGAGAACGCTGCTTGACGTGGGATTGGGCTACATCACGCTGGGGCAAAGCGCCACCACCCTGTCCGGCGGCGAAGCCCAGCGCGTCAAGCTCTCGCTCGAACTCTCCAAACGCGACACCGGGCGCACGCTATACATCCTCGACGAACCGACCACCGGGCTGCACTTCCATGATATCGCAATGCTGCTCAAGGTCATTCACACGCTGCGCGACCAGGGCAACACGGTGGTGGTCATCGAGCACAATCTGGACGTGATCAAGACTGCCGACTGGGTCATCGACTTGGGGCCGGAAGGTGGCAACGGCGGTGGGCGTATCGTGGCACAGGGCTCGCCCAAGGACATCGCGGCGAATCCGGAAAGTGTGACAGGGCCCTACCTGCAAAAACTGCTGGGCAAATGA
- the rpsK gene encoding 30S ribosomal protein S11, giving the protein MAKPSTRVRKKVKKNVAEGIAHVHASFNNTIVTITDRQGNTLAWSTSGAQGFKGSRKSTPFAAQIAAETVGKSAVECGVKNLEVRIKGPGPGRESAVRALNAAGFKITSISDITPVPHNGCRPPKKRRI; this is encoded by the coding sequence ATGGCAAAGCCCAGCACGAGAGTGCGCAAGAAAGTTAAGAAGAACGTAGCCGAAGGTATCGCGCACGTTCACGCCTCCTTTAACAATACCATCGTGACCATTACGGATCGTCAAGGCAATACCTTGGCTTGGTCGACCAGTGGCGCGCAGGGTTTTAAGGGGTCTCGTAAGAGTACCCCGTTCGCAGCGCAGATCGCCGCCGAGACAGTCGGCAAGTCTGCTGTTGAATGCGGTGTCAAGAATCTGGAAGTTCGCATCAAGGGCCCAGGCCCGGGGCGCGAGTCCGCAGTGCGTGCGTTGAACGCCGCAGGTTTCAAAATAACAAGCATTTCGGATATTACGCCGGTACCGCACAACGGCTGCCGTCCTCCGAAAAAGCGTCGTATCTAA
- the rplQ gene encoding 50S ribosomal protein L17: MRHRLGLRKLNRTSSHRLAMLRNMTVSLLRHEVIKTTLPKAKELRRVAEPILTLGKNPSLANRRLAFARLRDREIVTKLFDELGPRYAARNGGYSRILKFGFRKGDNAPMALVELLDRPADAQPVDAGE, from the coding sequence ATGCGTCACCGTTTAGGACTTAGAAAACTTAACCGCACCAGCAGCCACCGTCTGGCAATGTTGCGCAACATGACCGTTTCGCTGCTGCGTCACGAAGTCATCAAGACTACCCTGCCGAAGGCCAAGGAGCTGCGCCGCGTCGCCGAACCTATCCTGACTCTGGGCAAGAACCCAAGCTTGGCTAACCGCCGTCTGGCGTTCGCTCGTCTGCGTGATCGCGAGATCGTTACCAAGCTGTTCGACGAACTCGGCCCGCGCTATGCAGCCCGCAACGGCGGCTATTCGCGCATCCTCAAGTTCGGCTTCCGCAAAGGCGACAATGCACCGATGGCACTGGTCGAACTCTTGGATCGTCCGGCAGATGCTCAACCGGTAGATGCAGGCGAGTAA
- a CDS encoding type II toxin-antitoxin system CcdA family antitoxin, translating into MGNITFNPAGPKKSANLSINADLLQKAKQLNINLSQTLEQHLAEIVRQAQRDQWLTENKGALEEYNRRIELRGTFSDGLRRF; encoded by the coding sequence ATGGGTAATATTACATTCAATCCAGCCGGCCCCAAGAAGTCGGCCAACCTCAGTATCAATGCCGATCTCTTGCAAAAAGCCAAGCAACTCAACATCAATCTTTCGCAAACACTGGAGCAACATCTAGCTGAGATCGTACGTCAAGCCCAACGAGACCAGTGGCTGACAGAGAACAAGGGCGCTCTGGAAGAATACAACCGCCGCATTGAACTACGCGGCACCTTTAGTGACGGGCTGCGGAGATTCTGA
- the rpmJ gene encoding 50S ribosomal protein L36: MKVQASVKKVCRNCKIVRRNRVVRVICSSDPRHKQRQG; this comes from the coding sequence ATGAAAGTGCAAGCGTCCGTGAAAAAAGTGTGCCGTAACTGCAAGATCGTGCGGCGCAATCGTGTGGTTCGTGTGATCTGCAGTAGTGATCCGCGTCACAAACAGCGCCAGGGCTGA
- the secY gene encoding preprotein translocase subunit SecY produces MNKVVSKGKYGDLGQRLWFLLLALIVYRIGAHIPVPGIDPNVLADLFKSQKGGILGMFNMFSGGALSRFTIFALGIMPYISASIIMQLAAIAVPHLEQLKKEGEAGRRKITQYTRYGTLVLALFQAFGISVALQSQAGLVLHPGSMFQMTTVITLVTGTMFLMWLGEQITERGLGNGISLIIFAGIAAGLPNALGNTLEMARTGAFSIPLVLALFVVAILVTGLVVFVERGQRKILVNYAKRQVGNKVYGGQSSHLPLKLNMAGVIPPIFASSIILFPATVAGWFGSGQNMTWLKDVSEKLSPGQPIYVLFYASAIVFFCFFYTALVFSPKETADNLKKSGAFLPGIRPGEQTAKYVEKIMLRLTLVGAVYITLVCLLPEFLVVKWNVPFYFGGTSLLILVVVTMDFMAQVQSYMMTHQYENLLKKANFKAGITR; encoded by the coding sequence GTGAACAAAGTTGTGAGCAAAGGTAAGTACGGTGATCTGGGGCAGCGTCTCTGGTTCTTGTTGCTTGCATTGATTGTCTACCGGATCGGGGCTCATATCCCCGTGCCCGGAATTGATCCGAATGTGCTGGCAGACCTGTTCAAGTCGCAGAAGGGTGGCATTCTGGGCATGTTTAACATGTTCTCGGGCGGTGCGTTGTCGCGCTTTACCATCTTTGCGCTGGGCATCATGCCGTACATATCCGCCTCCATCATTATGCAGCTTGCAGCGATTGCTGTGCCGCATTTGGAGCAACTGAAAAAGGAAGGCGAAGCAGGGCGCCGAAAGATTACACAGTACACCCGCTACGGCACCTTGGTGTTAGCGCTGTTTCAGGCGTTCGGCATCTCTGTTGCATTGCAGTCGCAGGCTGGTTTGGTATTGCATCCTGGATCGATGTTCCAGATGACAACCGTGATCACTCTGGTAACGGGCACGATGTTCCTGATGTGGCTTGGTGAGCAGATTACTGAACGCGGCTTGGGCAACGGTATCTCGCTGATCATTTTCGCTGGTATCGCAGCAGGTCTGCCGAATGCATTGGGCAATACGTTGGAGATGGCTCGCACCGGAGCGTTCTCTATCCCGTTGGTGCTGGCGTTGTTTGTTGTTGCGATCTTGGTGACGGGCTTGGTGGTGTTCGTGGAGCGTGGGCAGCGCAAGATTTTGGTGAATTATGCCAAGCGGCAAGTGGGTAACAAGGTATATGGTGGGCAAAGCTCCCATTTGCCGTTGAAACTGAATATGGCTGGAGTGATTCCACCAATCTTCGCTTCCAGCATTATTCTGTTCCCGGCGACAGTGGCAGGTTGGTTTGGATCCGGTCAGAACATGACCTGGTTGAAAGATGTAAGCGAGAAGTTGTCGCCGGGACAGCCAATTTATGTGTTGTTCTATGCGTCAGCCATCGTGTTCTTCTGTTTCTTCTATACGGCGCTTGTATTTAGCCCGAAAGAAACGGCGGACAATTTGAAGAAAAGCGGTGCTTTTTTGCCGGGTATCCGACCCGGAGAGCAGACTGCGAAGTATGTTGAGAAGATCATGTTGCGCCTGACATTGGTCGGTGCGGTATACATCACCCTAGTGTGTTTGTTGCCGGAGTTTTTGGTGGTTAAGTGGAACGTACCATTTTATTTCGGCGGCACATCGCTGCTGATCTTGGTAGTGGTGACTATGGATTTTATGGCGCAGGTGCAGTCTTACATGATGACGCACCAGTATGAGAATCTGTTAAAGAAGGCCAATTTTAAGGCCGGGATAACGCGATAG